One Streptomyces fagopyri DNA window includes the following coding sequences:
- a CDS encoding DUF1707 and DUF4190 domain-containing protein codes for MSYPTPWQPWQGQGGPSMLASHADRERAVDVLRAGFGEGRLEQDEFEKRVARAYAARTVGELAVLVGDLPQGPVPLTAGPGVLVPQTFLPAPRPATNGKAVGAMVCGLLTVVTLGATGIPAVVLGHSARSEMRRTGESGEGLATTGLVLGWLSVAGWALFLMLAMIAAVASGG; via the coding sequence GTGTCGTACCCGACGCCGTGGCAGCCGTGGCAGGGGCAGGGCGGGCCGTCGATGCTCGCGTCGCACGCCGACCGGGAGCGGGCGGTGGATGTACTCAGAGCGGGCTTCGGCGAAGGCCGCCTGGAGCAGGACGAGTTCGAGAAACGCGTCGCGCGGGCGTACGCGGCCCGGACGGTGGGTGAGCTGGCCGTGCTCGTCGGCGACCTGCCGCAGGGTCCCGTACCGCTGACGGCCGGCCCCGGGGTCCTCGTCCCGCAGACGTTCCTGCCGGCGCCGCGTCCGGCGACCAACGGGAAGGCGGTCGGCGCGATGGTCTGCGGGCTGCTCACCGTGGTGACGCTCGGCGCCACCGGCATTCCCGCGGTGGTCCTCGGCCACTCGGCGCGCTCCGAGATGCGCCGAACCGGCGAGAGCGGTGAGGGACTCGCGACGACCGGTCTCGTCCTGGGCTGGCTGTCGGTCGCGGGCTGGGCACTGTTCCTGATGCTTGCCATGATCGCCGCGGTGGCGTCCGGGGGCTGA